One genomic region from Plasmodium chabaudi chabaudi strain AS genome assembly, chromosome: 7 encodes:
- a CDS encoding protein phosphatase PPM2, putative, with protein MGAYLSAPKTNKESMDGGNLEIDPSRFGLSCMQGWRKNMEDSHICYNNIKVNEIEEVISIYGVFDGHGGPNVSKWISYNFYRIFVKCIKEASDEMKKNNLDKSENYKLKLIKLTLEKTFLKLDEEMLLTENQEKLKKYNAAAQETEESDSRENYLYSILNDIISKNISIKAVEKDGKRCLQVVYNKDGNPVEEGSAETPSTSLMEDDYNNKSGDIYDDDDSILKDNMNDADKELEIKENDNEKKNDDNNLKNNDTSTGEINNNIKGIKLEKDEKSEDNTNKIKIEDSDNINNDQSDLQSKCKSEVNSVDTDASSSGKDNKNEIKEEDNNRSVETNTKRLKKDIDNETDNNIKEEDAINNNNYNNNAENVQPSALTYDNLKSLGEMTEAAEAENKLKGNYNHANGVINDMLNSCDDDNSLDLYGKDHIEEGFSYNETITNVIDNNINNNNANENNNNETNEANDNNDLYSPDELRLFENYYSNDYEDNIAYSCGSTAIVAVIIKGYLIVANAGDSRAIICFNGNSLGMSTDHKPHLQAEEARIKKAGGYIANGRVDGNLNLTRAIGDLHYKRDPFLSQKDQKISAFPEVTCVTLTPDDEFLFLACDGIWDCKDGQDVVGFVKTRLEKFEELPDNSADLEGNQNTNSEQIDSNNNTTNNENSTLKDESNVSNSAETGQISNSHDKNMNNDDSNIENEDNSNENQNNFNENSDNSFEKDTNSKYDDAPIIERKKYDKFNKLSQICEELCDDCLSNNYKENDGIGCDNMTCLIVQYNPLYKMHTEKKFLNIDDIE; from the coding sequence atGGGAGCATATTTATCAGCACCGAAAACGAATAAAGAGTCCATGGATGGAGGGAACTTAGAAATTGATCCAAGTAGATTTGGGTTATCGTGTATGCAAGGATGGCGAAAGAATATGGAAGATAGCCatatatgttataataatataaaagtaaaCGAAATAGAAGAAGTTATTTCTATTTATGGTGTTTTTGATGGGCATGGGGGACCTAATGTTTCAAAATGgatttcatataatttttatagaatatttgtaaaatgCATAAAAGAAGCTAGCgatgaaatgaaaaaaaataatttagataaatcagaaaattataaattaaaacttattaaattaacacttgaaaaaacatttttaaaattagaTGAAGAAATGCTTTTAACAGAAAACCAAgaaaaactaaaaaaatataatgcaGCAGCACAAGAAACTGAAGAATCTGATTCGAGAGAAAATTATCTATATtctattttaaatgatataatatcaaaaaatattagtaTTAAAGCAGTCGAAAAAGATGGAAAGAGATGTTTACAAGTTGTTTATAATAAGGATGGAAATCCTGTTGAAGAAGGAAGTGCAGAAACACCATCAACATCATTAATGGAGgatgattataataataaatcaggagatatatatgatgaCGATGAtagtatattaaaagataatatGAATGATGCTGACAAAGAAttagaaataaaagaaaatgataatgaaaaaaaaaatgatgataataatttaaaaaacaacGATACATCTACAGgggaaataaataataatataaagggaataaaattagaaaaagatgaaaaaagcgaagataatacaaataaaataaaaatcgaAGATTcagataatattaataatgatcAAAGTGATTTACAAAGTAAATGCAAAAGTGAGGTAAACTCTGTAGATACTGATGCATCAAGTTCGGgtaaagataataaaaatgaaattaaagaagaagataataatagaaGCGTCGAAACGAATACAAAAAGGCTAAAGAAGGATATCGATAATGAAACAgacaataatattaaagagGAAGAtgctataaataataataattataacaataatgCTGAAAATGTACAACCATCAGCATTAACTTATGATAATTTGAAATCCTTAGGAGAAATGACAGAAGCAGCAGAAGCTGAAAATAAACTTAAAGGAAACTATAATCATGCAAATGGTGTTATAAATGACATGTTAAATTCATGTGATGATGATAACTCATTAGATTTATATGGAAAAGATCATATAGAAGAAggtttttcatataatgaaaCAATAACAAATGtaattgataataatataaataataacaatgctaatgaaaataataataatgaaactAATGAAgcaaatgataataatgatttatATTCCCCTGATGAATTAagattatttgaaaattattattcaaatgATTATGAAGATAATATAGCATATAGTTGTGGATCAACAGCTATAGTAGCCGTTATAATAAAAGGTTATTTAATTGTTGCGAATGCAGGGGATTCAAGAGCTATAATATGCTTTAATGGTAATTCATTAGGCATGTCAACTGATCATAAACCACATTTACAAGCAGAAGAAGCtcgaattaaaaaagcGGGTGGATATATAGCAAATGGTAGAGTCGATggaaatttaaatttaactAGAGCTATTGGAGATTTACATTATAAAAGAGATCCATTCTTATCCCAAAAAGATCAAAAAATTTCTGCATTCCCTGAAGTTACTTGTGTAACATTAACTCCTGAtgatgaatttttatttcttgcATGTGATGGTATTTGGGATTGTAAAGATGGACAAGATGTTGTTGGTTTTGTTAAAACACGCTTAGAAAAATTTGAAGAATTACCTGATAATTCTGCAGATTTAGAAGGTAATCAAAACACCAATTCAGAACAAATagattcaaataataatactactaataatgaaaatagcACTTTAAAAGATGAATCTAATGTATCAAATAGTGCCGAAACGGGACAAATTTCAAACTCacatgataaaaatatgaataatgaTGATTCTAATATTGAGAATGAAGATAATTCTAatgaaaatcaaaataactttaatgaaaatagtgATAACAGTTTTGAAAAAGATACTAATAGTAAATATGATGATGCACCTATTATTGAAAGAAAGAAATATGATaagtttaataaattatctcAAATATGTGAAGAATTATGTGATGATTgtttatcaaataattataaagaaaatgatggAATTGGTTGTGATAATATGACATGTTTAATAGTACAATATAATCCATTATATAAGATGCATACTGAGAAAaagtttttaaatattgatGATATAGAATAA